The Acidobacteriota bacterium genomic sequence ACGGGCCGTGGCCGGGCCTCGACCCGCCGACCGTCGAGAGGAAGCCAGCGACCAGCGCGCCGAGCGAGAGGGTGAGGACGATGAAGGGGAGAGGGAACGGGCTCACAGCCGGCCGGCGCAGACGGCGGCCCCGAGCAGGCCCGCCTCGGGATTCAGGATCACGGTGACCCGCATCCGTTCGAGCAGCGCCGTCATCGGCGGCTTGTTGACGAAGGCCGCCGTGAAGCCGCCGGCCTCGAGCGCCGGGAGGATGCGCGGCGGGATGCCGCCCCCGACGAACACGCCCCCGGTGGCGAGCCCGTGCAGGGCGAAGTTGCCCGCCACCGCGCCCAGGGCCGACACGAACATGTCGAGCGCCTCGCGGCAGGCCTGGCATCGACCCGCCAAGGCCATCGCCGACACGTGAGCCGGCACGTCGGCCTCGTCGCTGTCCGGGGGCAGCAGGGAGCAGGCGCCCGCGTGTGTGAACGACGCAAGGTTGGCCAGGCCGGGTCCGGAGCACACCCGCTCGACGTCGGCGCGGCCGAAGCGGGCGATCAACTCGCGCACGAACTCGATCTCGCGCTCGGTCCGGGCGGCGAAGTCGGTGTGGCCGCCCTCCGATGGCAAGGGTTCGAAGCGGCCGTCGCGCCGCACGAGCAACGCCTGTCCCAGTCCCGTGCCGGGCGCGAGCAGCACCCCGTTGCCCTCGGAATCGGGCTGCCCGCCCTGCAGCACCCGCACCTCGTCGTCGCCGAGCACGCCGACGCCGTGGCCGAGTGCGACCAGATCGTTCACCAGCCGCGTGGGCGCCCCGCCGATCGACTCGGCGAGCTCGGTCTCGCTCACCGACCAGGGCACGTTGGTCAGCTCGGCGCGACCCGCCACCACCGGCCCCGCCACCCCGACGCACGCCGCGCGCACGTCGACCGGGCCGAGCGGGCTCGTCTCGAGGAACGCCCGCACCAGCGATCCGAGACAATCGGCTTTCAGGGTGGTGAACCCGCGCACATCCGCCGGACGAGGACGAGCGCTGTCTTCGTCGAAGAGGCCGAGGAGGGTCTTGGTCCCCCCC encodes the following:
- the glk gene encoding glucokinase — encoded protein: MLLAGDLGGTKTLLGLFDEDSARPRPADVRGFTTLKADCLGSLVRAFLETSPLGPVDVRAACVGVAGPVVAGRAELTNVPWSVSETELAESIGGAPTRLVNDLVALGHGVGVLGDDEVRVLQGGQPDSEGNGVLLAPGTGLGQALLVRRDGRFEPLPSEGGHTDFAARTEREIEFVRELIARFGRADVERVCSGPGLANLASFTHAGACSLLPPDSDEADVPAHVSAMALAGRCQACREALDMFVSALGAVAGNFALHGLATGGVFVGGGIPPRILPALEAGGFTAAFVNKPPMTALLERMRVTVILNPEAGLLGAAVCAGRL